A region of Chitinophaga horti DNA encodes the following proteins:
- a CDS encoding YwbE family protein — MHGRYRKDIYPGLEVSIILKKDQRSGKLTPGVVKDILTSAPYHSRGIKVRLEDGQVGRVAQIEG; from the coding sequence ATGCATGGCAGGTACAGAAAAGACATTTATCCGGGTTTAGAGGTATCCATCATCCTGAAAAAAGACCAGCGCAGCGGCAAATTGACGCCGGGTGTTGTAAAAGATATACTTACCTCTGCGCCTTATCATTCCCGCGGTATTAAAGTGCGGCTGGAAGACGGTCAGGTAGGTCGTGTGGCCCAGATTGAAGGTTAA
- a CDS encoding Y-family DNA polymerase yields MQQRFVSLWFRYLKTDWFTLRQPRLKDMPFVLALPVHGRMVITAANRLAEKGGVAVGMVVADARSILSGLEVLDDRPELGDKLLKGIAEWCIRYTPIAAVDSPDGIVLDASGCAYLWGGEQAYVNDLVERLGKKGYQLCAAMADTVGSAWAFARYSVDLNQQATASKHTASIVSDAVTLQHTTPARDAVHPGAIVIRPREHLNALLPLPPAALRIDATVQERLYKLGLRDIQSFAALPRTSLRKRFGPQTLLRLDQAFGREQEFITPVISPELYQERLPCLEPIVTAKGIEMALENLLAMMCNRLTHEEKGLRIAQLKCYCVDGRVETVGVQTNRPSHNAKHIFKLFEDKIRSIRPDLGIELFVLEAPQVEEVSHVQDAIWRQDNSLQDTALAELLDRLAGRLGAAQIKRFLPAEHYWPERAVKPATSFHEEPDIPWRLDRPRPILLLPQPELIVVAAPIPDYPPMNFRYKGVLHTIKRADGPERIEQEWWLQQGQHRDYYTVEDELGRRYWLFRLGHYDEERTFQWFIHGFFA; encoded by the coding sequence ATGCAGCAGCGTTTTGTGTCGTTGTGGTTCCGTTATCTCAAAACGGATTGGTTCACGCTTCGTCAACCCAGGTTGAAAGATATGCCTTTTGTATTGGCGTTGCCGGTACATGGACGTATGGTAATAACCGCTGCTAATCGTTTGGCAGAAAAAGGAGGCGTAGCAGTGGGAATGGTAGTGGCGGATGCGCGTTCTATTTTATCCGGCTTGGAAGTATTAGACGACCGGCCGGAGTTAGGTGATAAATTATTAAAAGGGATTGCGGAATGGTGTATCCGGTATACACCAATAGCTGCAGTCGATTCGCCGGATGGTATTGTGCTGGATGCTTCCGGTTGCGCATATCTGTGGGGTGGCGAGCAGGCTTACGTAAACGATCTTGTGGAGAGGCTCGGCAAGAAAGGTTATCAGCTGTGCGCTGCTATGGCAGATACGGTGGGGAGTGCATGGGCGTTTGCGAGGTATAGTGTCGACTTGAATCAGCAGGCAACGGCAAGTAAACATACAGCGTCAATAGTCTCGGATGCAGTAACCTTGCAGCATACAACGCCTGCCCGAGACGCCGTGCATCCTGGAGCAATCGTTATCCGCCCCCGCGAACATCTCAACGCACTATTACCACTGCCGCCTGCTGCACTCCGCATAGACGCTACCGTCCAGGAACGCCTGTACAAACTAGGCCTCCGCGATATACAGAGTTTCGCAGCGCTGCCAAGAACGTCGCTCCGTAAACGTTTTGGGCCGCAAACCTTGCTACGGCTCGATCAGGCATTTGGTCGCGAGCAGGAATTTATTACGCCGGTCATCTCTCCCGAATTATACCAGGAGCGATTACCTTGCCTCGAACCGATCGTTACTGCCAAAGGGATCGAGATGGCGTTGGAAAACTTGCTGGCAATGATGTGTAACCGCTTAACGCATGAGGAAAAAGGTCTGCGCATCGCACAACTGAAATGTTATTGTGTCGATGGGCGTGTAGAAACGGTCGGCGTGCAAACCAACCGGCCGTCTCATAACGCAAAACATATCTTCAAACTTTTTGAAGATAAGATCCGGAGTATTCGTCCGGACCTGGGCATTGAACTCTTCGTACTCGAAGCCCCACAGGTAGAAGAGGTGAGCCATGTACAGGATGCCATCTGGCGGCAGGATAACAGCCTGCAGGATACCGCCCTCGCAGAGTTACTCGACCGCCTGGCGGGACGTCTCGGTGCAGCGCAGATCAAACGTTTCCTGCCGGCAGAACACTACTGGCCGGAACGGGCGGTCAAACCAGCGACCTCTTTTCATGAGGAACCGGATATTCCCTGGCGGCTGGACAGGCCAAGGCCCATTCTCCTGCTACCGCAACCGGAACTGATAGTAGTTGCCGCGCCTATCCCGGATTATCCGCCGATGAACTTCCGGTACAAAGGCGTTTTACATACAATCAAACGTGCCGATGGACCAGAGCGCATCGAGCAGGAATGGTGGCTGCAGCAAGGGCAGCACCGTGACTATTACACCGTGGAGGACGAGTTGGGCCGCCGTTACTGGCTGTTCCGCCTCGGACACTATGATGAGGAACGAACTTTTCAGTGGTTCATTCATGGTTTTTTTGCGTAA
- a CDS encoding DUF4998 domain-containing protein: MKLKIVSALLLLLAVCACDKDADKYRDYLDGQEIVYPGLPNSLTAAPGNYRIQLSWKPGPDPSVMKYRVFWNNGKDSVEVSRGAHTTSDTIEVLVPNLTEYTYSFTIYAYDDKGHRSVPLSAANIKVFGNSYRASLTNRFIVAAKPYELVPEGIRLFFEDADTINTGTRIRYTGNDDATHYSVLKAEENTIVLEDYKSGTPVYYRSSYIPVANAIDTFSVAKGEDSITNILAPLDKSLFSIVRLPNDANPYGGDTDLDNLWDGSVGPQGYPNIWHSNGDRPLPHHFTFDMGRVYPGLALFEITGRDGYHNPVQFEVWGTDNLTNAVTTLPGNNPGWKAEAIAKGWKLLKEVTRPDNGIAPYKVEFDEGLPAVRYIRIRVVKVASNDNAYSNLSELTFWRK; this comes from the coding sequence ATGAAACTAAAAATAGTAAGCGCGCTCCTTTTACTGCTGGCCGTTTGTGCCTGCGATAAAGACGCCGACAAATACCGTGATTACCTGGATGGCCAGGAAATCGTTTACCCGGGCTTGCCCAACAGCCTCACAGCGGCTCCCGGCAACTACCGGATACAGCTGTCATGGAAGCCCGGTCCCGACCCGTCTGTGATGAAGTACCGGGTATTCTGGAATAATGGTAAAGACTCCGTGGAGGTGTCCCGTGGAGCACATACTACTTCGGATACAATTGAAGTACTGGTACCGAACTTAACCGAATACACTTACTCTTTTACGATTTATGCTTATGATGACAAGGGACACCGTTCTGTTCCGCTGAGTGCTGCCAACATTAAGGTGTTTGGTAACAGCTACCGCGCGAGCCTCACGAACCGTTTCATCGTTGCCGCCAAACCTTACGAGCTGGTGCCGGAAGGTATCCGCCTGTTCTTTGAAGACGCGGACACCATCAACACGGGTACCCGTATCCGTTACACGGGTAATGATGATGCCACACATTACAGTGTTCTTAAGGCAGAAGAAAATACGATCGTACTTGAAGATTATAAGTCCGGTACGCCGGTGTATTATCGCTCTTCTTACATCCCGGTGGCCAATGCCATCGATACCTTCAGCGTAGCGAAGGGAGAAGATTCGATAACAAACATTCTGGCGCCGCTGGATAAGAGCTTGTTCTCCATTGTGAGGTTGCCGAACGACGCCAATCCGTATGGTGGCGATACAGATCTGGATAACCTTTGGGATGGCTCTGTGGGCCCCCAGGGTTATCCTAACATCTGGCACAGCAATGGCGACAGACCTCTTCCACACCACTTCACGTTTGATATGGGCAGGGTCTATCCAGGCCTGGCCCTTTTTGAAATCACTGGTCGAGATGGTTATCACAACCCTGTACAGTTTGAAGTGTGGGGTACCGACAATCTCACGAACGCAGTGACGACGCTGCCGGGCAACAACCCTGGCTGGAAGGCGGAAGCCATCGCCAAAGGCTGGAAGCTGCTCAAGGAAGTAACCCGTCCGGATAATGGCATTGCACCTTACAAGGTGGAATTTGACGAAGGATTACCAGCAGTGCGTTACATCCGCATCCGTGTAGTGAAAGTAGCGAGTAACGACAATGCTTACAGCAACCTGAGTGAATTAACGTTCTGGCGTAAATAG
- a CDS encoding sugar O-acetyltransferase, which translates to MRTEKEKMLAGELYNAGSPELQADSLANARWMIRYNQSAPEEREALLKEGLGKVGEQVNIRPPFHCDYGYNILLGDGVVMNFNCIILDVMPVHIGDMTQIGPGVQILTADHPRDPEQRKAGLESGKAIHIGKNVWIGGGALLMPGITVGDDAIIGAGSVVTKNVPAGATVVGNPARVVPKS; encoded by the coding sequence ATGCGCACAGAGAAAGAAAAGATGCTGGCCGGCGAGTTATACAACGCCGGTTCGCCCGAGTTACAGGCCGATAGCCTCGCCAATGCCCGGTGGATGATCCGTTACAACCAGTCAGCCCCCGAAGAACGTGAGGCATTACTGAAGGAAGGTTTAGGCAAAGTAGGCGAGCAGGTAAATATCCGTCCGCCGTTCCATTGCGATTATGGCTATAATATTTTGTTGGGAGATGGTGTGGTTATGAACTTCAATTGCATTATCCTGGACGTAATGCCCGTACACATCGGTGATATGACACAGATCGGTCCTGGTGTACAAATACTCACCGCCGATCACCCGCGCGATCCTGAGCAGCGTAAAGCCGGACTGGAATCGGGTAAAGCGATCCATATTGGTAAAAATGTGTGGATTGGTGGTGGGGCGTTATTAATGCCCGGTATAACTGTAGGGGATGATGCGATTATCGGCGCGGGCAGTGTGGTCACTAAAAATGTTCCTGCGGGCGCGACCGTGGTAGGGAATCCTGCGAGAGTAGTACCTAAGTCCTGA
- a CDS encoding alpha/beta fold hydrolase — MRKILLVLVALSPFVAQAQPGKVQANGITIAYESFGKPDKQAILLINGTGSPLTDWPEAFCKDLAGRGYRVIRFDNRDAGLTTHLDSLGQPDWAGIIPLIKKCGPAPLPYTLLDMAKDATGLLTALKIDKAHIVGVSMGGAIAQILTINFPDRVRSLTSVMASSGNPELPPAKPEAMAAMMTPPPASTHADTLSNYMAGIYKALGSTDGEALRKQRALMHINRAWYPTGTARHAAAVIIGDNCDRRPDLAKIKVPAMVIHGDADPLVTVASGKEVAATIPGCELVVVEGMGHDVSERFLGQMADAVVRNVGRAKK, encoded by the coding sequence ATGAGAAAAATCTTATTAGTGCTTGTAGCCCTCAGTCCTTTCGTGGCGCAAGCCCAGCCTGGTAAAGTACAAGCCAATGGCATCACCATTGCATACGAATCTTTTGGTAAACCCGACAAGCAAGCCATCCTGCTCATCAATGGTACCGGTTCTCCATTAACCGATTGGCCCGAAGCTTTCTGTAAAGACCTTGCTGGTCGTGGCTACCGCGTTATCCGTTTCGATAACCGCGACGCCGGCTTAACGACACATCTCGACTCGCTCGGTCAGCCTGATTGGGCGGGCATCATCCCTTTGATCAAAAAATGTGGTCCGGCCCCGTTGCCTTATACCTTACTGGATATGGCCAAAGATGCCACCGGTTTACTCACTGCGTTAAAGATCGACAAAGCCCATATCGTTGGCGTTTCTATGGGAGGTGCCATCGCGCAAATCCTCACCATTAATTTTCCTGATCGCGTGCGTAGCCTTACCAGCGTGATGGCCTCTTCCGGCAATCCTGAGCTACCGCCTGCCAAACCCGAAGCCATGGCAGCGATGATGACCCCGCCCCCGGCCAGTACCCATGCGGATACATTGTCGAACTACATGGCGGGTATATACAAGGCATTGGGTAGTACAGACGGTGAAGCGCTGCGTAAGCAGCGCGCGTTAATGCATATTAACCGCGCCTGGTATCCTACAGGCACTGCCCGTCACGCCGCCGCTGTGATCATTGGCGATAATTGCGATCGTCGTCCTGATCTGGCAAAAATAAAAGTACCAGCAATGGTGATTCATGGAGATGCGGACCCATTAGTAACAGTGGCATCCGGTAAGGAAGTGGCGGCTACGATTCCGGGATGCGAGTTGGTCGTGGTGGAAGGAATGGGGCATGATGTGTCGGAAAGGTTTTTGGGGCAGATGGCGGATGCGGTGGTGCGGAATGTGGGGCGGGCTAAAAAATAA
- a CDS encoding YjaG family protein, giving the protein MYIKNLGNLKGLGYHKQLAFAYLACERLYPNYVHFSNKNAFGDPAILKEAIQFVRAAVLAKNINQTQRERLLHIVNEHTPLPEDFGTALASAALDATSVIFHTLDFMSDQNAASLEDISNAATDSVHIYIQENLSLNFQSPDFENIILQHPLMLQEVHIQEGIITYLSKIGEVEEDDLETLMAMQDKEGKGNLGL; this is encoded by the coding sequence ATGTATATTAAAAACCTGGGGAATCTGAAAGGCTTGGGCTACCATAAACAGCTCGCCTTCGCCTACCTGGCCTGTGAAAGATTATACCCGAATTATGTTCATTTCTCCAATAAAAATGCTTTTGGCGACCCGGCCATCCTGAAGGAGGCCATCCAGTTCGTACGCGCTGCCGTATTGGCTAAAAATATCAATCAGACCCAACGCGAACGGTTACTGCATATCGTAAACGAACACACGCCGCTGCCGGAAGATTTCGGAACGGCACTGGCTTCGGCCGCACTCGACGCTACTTCGGTTATTTTTCATACACTGGATTTCATGAGCGACCAAAACGCCGCATCCCTGGAAGATATTTCCAATGCTGCTACCGATAGTGTACATATCTACATACAGGAAAATTTATCGCTCAATTTTCAATCGCCCGACTTCGAGAACATCATCCTTCAACACCCGCTGATGTTACAGGAAGTACATATACAGGAAGGCATTATCACCTATCTGAGTAAAATCGGCGAAGTGGAGGAAGACGACCTGGAAACGCTGATGGCGATGCAGGACAAGGAAGGAAAAGGAAACCTTGGGTTGTAA
- a CDS encoding DUF2625 domain-containing protein, translating to MKEINELINLDEPGWPLVQEWISEATNLVEVLPNDAAQAEAALYQTQVTTRSPMGAIIHSTGGILVDNGWLRILGSGSAKLNRSLPAWNLGKSFEQPGDAPSFLLVADDAIGGFWAINGGEFGEDTGNLYYLAPDTLEWEETELSYSEFLTFCFNGDLDEFYEGFRWKGWEKDVSGLDGNEVFSFYPFLWTNEGKNIDKLERKKVPVQEAYQLAQEQRDTFEEE from the coding sequence ATGAAAGAGATCAACGAACTGATAAACCTGGACGAACCAGGATGGCCGCTCGTACAGGAATGGATCAGCGAAGCCACGAACCTGGTGGAAGTATTGCCAAACGATGCCGCCCAGGCGGAGGCCGCGCTGTACCAAACGCAGGTCACCACCCGCTCTCCCATGGGCGCCATTATTCATAGCACTGGTGGCATACTGGTCGATAATGGCTGGTTGCGTATACTCGGATCGGGCAGTGCGAAATTAAATCGCAGTCTGCCGGCATGGAACCTGGGCAAATCTTTCGAGCAACCTGGCGATGCCCCCTCTTTCCTCCTGGTGGCAGACGATGCAATTGGCGGCTTCTGGGCGATCAATGGCGGTGAGTTCGGCGAAGATACAGGCAACCTGTACTATCTAGCCCCAGACACGCTGGAATGGGAAGAAACAGAACTCAGCTACAGTGAGTTCCTTACTTTTTGCTTCAATGGCGACCTCGACGAGTTTTATGAAGGCTTCCGCTGGAAGGGTTGGGAAAAGGATGTTAGCGGATTGGATGGCAACGAAGTATTCAGCTTCTATCCTTTCCTGTGGACGAACGAAGGCAAAAACATCGATAAACTGGAGCGCAAAAAAGTGCCTGTACAGGAAGCTTACCAGCTAGCACAGGAACAACGCGATACTTTCGAAGAAGAATAA
- a CDS encoding AraC family transcriptional regulator yields the protein MLQQKRRDGFDGQKLISLPPIVYNKLHRGGLPVSRIFIKHIGYFPKAAHHFRERKKGCADNILIYCLRGKGWYMLGNKLHHVGPNQFIHIPATKQYLRYGADDEDPWTIYWVHYSGPEMKDFNVTLRISEKDGPQDIVFNEKAINIWQDMYQSLEMGYGTDNLMNANLALPHFVSTFLYPEKHSPAPANDTPDLVTDTALFMRAHIASKLTVEDFAARRQLSPSYFAEKFKKATGMSVIDYFIQLKIQKACQLLYDPSMKIKDVSNAVGYEDPYYFSRLFKKLMEISPEQYRTLRGKQR from the coding sequence ATGCTTCAGCAAAAACGGAGGGATGGCTTCGACGGACAGAAGCTCATCAGCCTGCCTCCTATCGTGTATAATAAGCTGCACCGGGGCGGACTCCCCGTAAGTCGCATTTTCATTAAACATATCGGGTACTTTCCTAAAGCGGCGCATCATTTCCGGGAAAGGAAAAAGGGCTGCGCCGATAATATCCTGATCTATTGCCTTCGTGGGAAAGGCTGGTATATGCTGGGCAATAAACTGCACCACGTAGGACCGAATCAGTTCATCCACATTCCTGCAACCAAACAATATTTACGTTATGGGGCGGATGACGAAGACCCATGGACGATCTACTGGGTGCATTACAGCGGCCCGGAAATGAAGGACTTTAACGTCACACTGCGCATCAGCGAAAAGGATGGTCCGCAGGATATTGTGTTTAATGAAAAGGCGATCAACATCTGGCAGGATATGTACCAAAGCCTGGAAATGGGTTACGGAACAGACAACCTGATGAATGCCAACCTGGCCTTACCACATTTCGTTTCCACTTTCTTATATCCTGAAAAACACAGTCCGGCGCCTGCCAATGATACGCCCGACCTGGTGACCGATACTGCTTTGTTCATGCGGGCCCATATCGCATCGAAACTGACCGTGGAGGACTTTGCTGCGCGCCGGCAGTTGTCGCCATCTTATTTTGCAGAAAAGTTTAAAAAAGCAACTGGCATGTCTGTCATAGATTACTTCATTCAATTGAAGATCCAGAAGGCATGCCAGTTGTTATATGATCCGTCGATGAAAATCAAAGACGTGTCGAATGCGGTAGGTTATGAAGATCCGTACTACTTCTCCAGGCTGTTTAAGAAACTGATGGAGATATCGCCGGAACAATACCGCACATTGCGGGGCAAACAGCGATAA
- a CDS encoding OB-fold nucleic acid binding domain-containing protein, with product MQLSEHVVEDYASLSLSLKAHPVSFVREKLTQLHIVSARDLFSIPNGTPLKIAGLVLVRQRPGTAGGVCFMTIEDETGTANLVVFESLFEKYRKEILHARLLMVEGKLQREGEVIHVVVKRCYDLSKLLRLLNSSQKDPNVLTLARADEKPLPDFPSQDKRTQVRESAQEIVFPQARNFR from the coding sequence ATGCAGCTATCCGAACATGTGGTAGAAGATTATGCGAGCTTATCCCTATCCCTCAAAGCCCATCCGGTAAGTTTTGTAAGAGAGAAACTCACGCAACTGCATATCGTATCTGCCCGTGATTTGTTCAGTATTCCCAATGGCACACCGCTGAAAATTGCCGGCCTCGTACTGGTCAGGCAGCGCCCGGGAACTGCCGGCGGCGTATGTTTTATGACGATTGAGGACGAAACAGGCACCGCCAACCTCGTGGTGTTTGAAAGTCTCTTCGAAAAATATCGCAAAGAGATCCTGCATGCCCGCCTGCTCATGGTAGAAGGTAAATTGCAACGCGAAGGCGAAGTAATTCACGTCGTCGTTAAACGTTGCTACGATCTTTCTAAACTATTACGCCTGCTCAATTCCTCGCAAAAAGATCCCAATGTTCTCACCCTCGCGCGTGCTGATGAAAAGCCCCTGCCAGACTTTCCGAGCCAGGACAAAAGAACGCAGGTGCGTGAAAGCGCGCAGGAAATTGTGTTTCCGCAGGCGCGGAATTTCAGGTAA
- a CDS encoding ImuA family protein gives MPSAKADIIAQLRRDLLPLQGLKPKLSNPSLNFGLGPMKFAFPNATFPVGAVHELVSYSQEGAAATNGFMAGLLSLLMKQHGVILWIGAAGTLYPPALKTFGIEADKVIFVQARQDKELLWAMEEALRCEGLAAVVGEVGALSFKASRRLQLAVENSNVTGFVVLRNPRHMSTTACVTRWVIEPLPSLQDDEMPGVGFPRWKVSLMKVRNGKPGVWEMEWVAGRFRHLHVKPVISRQPQKQTG, from the coding sequence ATGCCCTCCGCAAAAGCAGACATCATCGCCCAACTGCGGCGGGATTTACTCCCGTTGCAAGGCCTGAAGCCAAAGCTCAGCAATCCTTCGCTGAACTTTGGTCTCGGCCCGATGAAGTTTGCTTTTCCGAATGCAACGTTCCCGGTGGGAGCGGTGCATGAGCTGGTCAGCTATAGCCAGGAAGGCGCAGCGGCTACGAATGGATTCATGGCCGGGCTGCTGTCCTTACTGATGAAGCAACATGGTGTGATATTATGGATCGGTGCTGCCGGAACGCTTTATCCGCCTGCTTTAAAAACATTTGGTATCGAGGCCGATAAAGTGATTTTTGTACAGGCGCGGCAGGATAAAGAGTTGTTGTGGGCGATGGAGGAAGCGCTTCGTTGTGAAGGATTGGCTGCTGTAGTGGGAGAAGTGGGAGCGTTGAGTTTTAAAGCATCCCGGCGGCTACAACTCGCGGTTGAAAATAGTAACGTAACTGGGTTTGTGGTGCTCCGCAATCCTCGCCATATGAGTACTACTGCTTGTGTGACACGCTGGGTAATTGAGCCGTTGCCAAGTTTGCAGGATGATGAAATGCCGGGTGTTGGTTTTCCAAGATGGAAAGTGTCGTTGATGAAAGTGCGTAATGGTAAACCGGGTGTTTGGGAAATGGAGTGGGTAGCAGGAAGGTTCAGGCATCTGCATGTTAAACCTGTTATTTCCCGGCAGCCTCAAAAACAAACCGGGTGA
- a CDS encoding DUF5000 domain-containing lipoprotein produces the protein MQIFKYRLLAILAFLPLLLAACGEKESYNDIADTNRTQPGPVTNVRTANFAGGSVITYTLPKASNLLYVMAEYKINDKVVRRAKSSYYSDTITVDGFEKEGDYDVTLWAVTRAEVKSDPVTIKVSPEKPPYLEAFATVQIQRDFGGANITVTNHTKQMIGVIVIAEDSTSGRMEPIEQNRTDAEFVNFSVRGFDTAEHKFGVYITDRWGNISDTQFVTLKPIYETLVPKNRFSEYRLPTDAPLGATSLGWNTARLWDGITTDPGWHTQSGAGRLLQICTFDMGVSVKLSRYKLWERGEAYGNDYSYGHGNPKTWTLWGSNVAAPQDAPLPLTSNPGDVAGDWVNLGNFDCPPPISGNAPGQTTSADLEQVKAGFEFNIPLTAPKVRFIRLAVKTSWGNTDFAHVMELSFWGDTK, from the coding sequence ATGCAGATCTTCAAATACAGATTACTGGCGATCCTGGCTTTTCTGCCGCTGCTGCTGGCCGCGTGCGGGGAGAAGGAGAGTTATAACGACATAGCGGATACGAACCGCACCCAGCCCGGCCCGGTGACGAATGTGCGCACAGCTAACTTCGCCGGCGGGTCTGTGATTACTTACACACTGCCTAAAGCATCCAACCTGTTGTATGTAATGGCGGAGTATAAGATCAATGATAAAGTAGTGCGCCGCGCCAAATCTTCTTACTATTCCGATACCATTACTGTGGATGGATTTGAGAAAGAAGGCGACTACGACGTAACCCTTTGGGCCGTGACCAGGGCAGAAGTAAAGTCTGACCCGGTAACGATCAAAGTATCGCCGGAGAAGCCGCCGTACCTCGAGGCTTTTGCTACCGTGCAGATCCAGCGAGACTTTGGTGGCGCTAACATCACGGTTACGAATCACACCAAACAAATGATCGGTGTGATCGTGATTGCGGAAGACAGCACCTCGGGCCGTATGGAGCCGATCGAGCAAAACCGCACCGATGCAGAGTTTGTGAATTTCAGTGTAAGAGGATTCGATACTGCAGAACATAAGTTCGGCGTATACATCACCGATCGCTGGGGCAACATCTCCGACACACAGTTTGTCACGTTAAAGCCAATTTACGAAACCCTGGTACCTAAAAACAGGTTCAGCGAGTACCGCTTGCCTACCGATGCACCACTGGGCGCTACCAGCCTTGGCTGGAACACTGCTCGTCTTTGGGACGGCATCACCACCGATCCGGGATGGCATACACAATCCGGCGCAGGCAGGTTGTTGCAGATCTGTACGTTCGATATGGGTGTTTCCGTGAAGCTGAGCCGCTACAAGTTGTGGGAGCGGGGAGAAGCTTACGGTAATGACTACTCGTACGGCCACGGTAACCCTAAAACCTGGACGCTCTGGGGCTCTAACGTAGCTGCGCCGCAGGATGCACCGCTGCCGCTGACCTCCAATCCGGGTGATGTGGCAGGCGATTGGGTAAACCTTGGCAACTTCGATTGCCCGCCGCCTATTTCCGGTAACGCGCCTGGTCAAACGACGAGCGCCGACCTGGAGCAGGTAAAAGCAGGCTTCGAGTTCAATATTCCTTTAACGGCGCCGAAAGTACGTTTCATTCGCCTGGCGGTGAAAACTTCGTGGGGTAATACCGACTTCGCGCACGTAATGGAATTGTCTTTCTGGGGTGATACTAAATAG